Proteins encoded in a region of the Haloarcula sp. CBA1129 genome:
- the msrA gene encoding peptide-methionine (S)-S-oxide reductase MsrA, producing the protein MTEQATFAGGCFWCTESVFKQIDGVTEVVSGYAGGHVADPSYEAVCRGETGHAECVQLTYDPDEVSYEDLLAVHFTTHTPTTKDREGNDVGTQYRSAVFYHDETQRETVEALIEEIEPGYDSDIVTEVEPLETFYPAEEYHQNYFEKNPDQSYCQLTIPPKIEKLKQKHAELLA; encoded by the coding sequence ATGACTGAACAAGCGACATTCGCGGGTGGCTGTTTCTGGTGTACGGAATCAGTGTTCAAACAGATCGACGGCGTGACCGAGGTGGTTTCGGGCTATGCCGGCGGCCACGTCGCCGACCCCAGCTACGAGGCGGTCTGTCGCGGGGAAACGGGCCACGCCGAGTGCGTCCAGCTCACGTACGACCCGGACGAGGTGAGCTACGAAGACCTGCTCGCGGTCCACTTCACGACACATACCCCGACGACGAAGGACCGGGAGGGCAACGACGTTGGCACGCAGTACCGCTCGGCCGTGTTCTACCACGACGAGACCCAGCGCGAAACCGTCGAAGCCCTCATCGAGGAGATAGAGCCGGGCTATGACAGCGATATCGTCACCGAAGTCGAACCGCTGGAGACGTTCTATCCCGCCGAGGAGTATCATCAGAACTACTTCGAAAAGAACCCGGACCAGAGTTACTGCCAGTTGACCATCCCGCCGAAAATCGAGAAGCTCAAACAGAAACACGCGGAACTGCTGGCATGA
- a CDS encoding NADH-quinone oxidoreductase subunit D — MAQTAHRTDDIHPLIEPIADYVLSTEHHENAPAVVIRADEVQTVLSTLKQDAGLDHCACVTAQEYADRFETIYHLRRYADPTEELSVVVPTPKESPTSESATPVYPTAAWHEREAYDLVGIEYEDHPDLRRILLPETWQGHPLSRDYNQDQPQIVSFREHERLLEDRREGPETMHLNMGPHHPSTHGVLHLNVQLDGEQVAAVDPDIGYIHRCEEQMCQQGTYRHQIMPYPDRWDWGGAGLLNEWAYARVAEDLADIEVPAYAQVIRTMGGELSRILSHMLAVATYALDVVGEFTATFQWGVRDRELVQDILEDLTGQRLMFNYLRLGGVAWDLPEPREAFFEKIHSFLDDLPHKLTEYHDMLTSNEILQMRTIDTGHLSAETAKAFGCTGPVARASGVDYDLRRDDPYGYYDELEWSVVTEQGGDNFSRLLVRLREVEESAKIIRQCVDLLEDWPEDDRKIQANVPRTLRPDPDAEIYRAVEAAKGELGIYIRSDGTDSPARFKIRGPSFSHVQALSEMARGEYVPDLVATIGSLDTIMGEVDR, encoded by the coding sequence ATGGCCCAGACAGCCCACCGTACCGACGACATCCATCCGCTTATCGAGCCGATTGCTGACTACGTCCTCTCTACCGAACACCACGAGAACGCTCCGGCCGTTGTCATCCGTGCCGACGAGGTACAGACCGTCCTCTCGACGCTGAAACAGGATGCCGGTCTGGACCACTGTGCCTGCGTTACCGCACAAGAGTACGCTGACCGGTTCGAGACGATCTATCATCTGCGGCGCTACGCTGACCCGACCGAGGAACTCTCGGTCGTCGTTCCGACGCCCAAGGAGTCCCCGACCAGCGAGTCGGCCACACCCGTGTACCCGACGGCGGCGTGGCACGAACGAGAGGCCTACGACTTGGTCGGAATCGAGTACGAGGACCACCCAGACCTCCGGCGCATTCTCCTGCCCGAGACGTGGCAGGGCCACCCCTTGAGCCGGGACTACAATCAGGACCAGCCACAGATCGTCTCCTTCCGGGAACATGAGCGCCTGCTCGAAGACCGCCGTGAGGGGCCGGAGACGATGCACCTCAACATGGGGCCACACCACCCTTCAACTCACGGCGTCCTCCACCTGAACGTGCAACTGGACGGCGAGCAGGTAGCGGCCGTCGACCCCGACATCGGCTATATTCATCGCTGTGAGGAGCAGATGTGCCAGCAGGGCACCTACCGCCACCAGATTATGCCGTATCCGGACCGCTGGGACTGGGGCGGTGCTGGGCTATTGAACGAGTGGGCCTATGCCCGGGTGGCCGAAGACCTCGCCGACATCGAGGTGCCGGCGTACGCACAGGTCATCCGGACGATGGGCGGCGAACTCTCGCGCATCCTCTCGCATATGCTCGCGGTCGCGACCTACGCGCTGGACGTAGTCGGCGAGTTCACCGCCACCTTCCAGTGGGGAGTCCGGGACCGCGAACTCGTTCAGGACATCCTCGAAGACCTCACCGGCCAGCGGCTGATGTTCAACTACCTGCGGCTGGGCGGCGTCGCTTGGGATCTGCCCGAACCTCGCGAGGCGTTCTTCGAGAAGATACACTCGTTCCTCGATGACCTTCCCCACAAACTGACTGAGTACCACGATATGCTCACCAGCAACGAGATCCTCCAGATGCGGACGATTGATACGGGCCACCTCTCAGCCGAGACCGCGAAGGCCTTCGGCTGTACTGGGCCGGTCGCGCGGGCCTCCGGCGTCGACTACGACCTCCGCCGGGACGACCCCTACGGCTACTACGACGAACTCGAATGGTCTGTCGTCACCGAGCAGGGCGGCGACAACTTCTCACGCCTGCTCGTGCGCCTGCGCGAGGTAGAGGAGTCCGCCAAGATAATCCGCCAGTGTGTCGACCTGTTGGAGGACTGGCCGGAAGACGATCGCAAGATACAGGCGAACGTTCCCCGCACGCTCCGACCCGACCCCGACGCCGAGATTTACCGCGCCGTCGAGGCCGCGAAAGGAGAGCTCGGCATCTACATCCGCTCGGACGGAACGGACTCCCCCGCACGGTTCAAGATCCGCGGCCCCTCGTTCTCACACGTTCAGGCGCTGTCCGAGATGGCTCGCGGTGAGTACGTTCCCGACCTCGTGGCGACGATAGGCAGCCTCGACACCATCATGGGGGAGGTCGACCGGTAG
- a CDS encoding cupin domain-containing protein, with product MDTVTIDDVPVERNPMQVHDIRKPVSRKLGTEHFAANYFELEPGDSFSGSLHRHHDQEEVFYIEQGQTTFEVGLDREEVDVSGGELIRFEPGEFQQGYNSGDERVVGWAFGAPGATHDWDDLESRAYCPECDEETTQSVAIADGRFELTCTDCGNVQG from the coding sequence ATGGACACAGTAACTATCGACGACGTACCGGTCGAACGGAACCCGATGCAGGTACACGACATCCGCAAGCCCGTCTCCCGGAAACTCGGGACCGAACATTTCGCGGCGAACTACTTCGAACTCGAACCCGGCGACTCCTTTTCGGGGAGCCTCCATCGCCACCACGATCAGGAAGAGGTGTTCTACATCGAGCAAGGACAGACCACCTTCGAGGTCGGCCTCGACCGCGAGGAGGTCGACGTTTCTGGTGGCGAACTGATCCGTTTCGAACCCGGCGAGTTCCAGCAGGGGTACAACTCCGGCGACGAGCGTGTCGTCGGCTGGGCCTTCGGCGCGCCCGGTGCGACCCACGACTGGGACGATCTGGAATCGAGAGCGTACTGTCCGGAGTGCGACGAAGAGACGACCCAGAGCGTTGCCATCGCTGACGGCCGATTCGAACTCACCTGTACCGACTGCGGGAACGTTCAGGGCTAA
- a CDS encoding CopD family protein produces the protein MGALPIRTLHVLAMAALVGGTTVLWQSYRSGAVTSLAPAKQFEWLFWGSVGVLVFTGVGNLGALGPPGPGTDWGQTLLVKLVVVVALFGGSVVRTLLLVQASDREDTFDDLHPALRRTLSRAYGATAAILLGIVALAEVLAHG, from the coding sequence ATGGGAGCCCTTCCGATTCGGACCCTCCACGTGCTCGCGATGGCGGCCCTCGTCGGCGGTACGACCGTCCTCTGGCAGAGCTATCGGAGCGGCGCTGTCACCTCGCTCGCACCCGCGAAGCAGTTCGAGTGGCTGTTCTGGGGCAGTGTCGGCGTGCTCGTGTTCACCGGCGTCGGCAACCTCGGCGCGCTCGGGCCGCCGGGTCCCGGGACTGACTGGGGACAGACGCTGCTGGTGAAACTCGTGGTCGTCGTCGCCCTCTTCGGCGGGTCGGTCGTCCGCACGCTTCTGCTCGTGCAGGCCAGTGACCGCGAGGACACGTTCGACGACCTGCACCCGGCTCTTCGGCGAACGCTTTCGCGGGCCTACGGCGCGACGGCGGCCATCCTCCTCGGTATCGTCGCTCTCGCGGAGGTCCTCGCACATGGCTGA
- a CDS encoding deoxyribonuclease IV, whose translation MVQVGAHTSIAGGVYNAVEEQVEYSGNCGQIFSHSPQVWQDPNIDDDEAERFRDLAADHGVGPWVIHSSYLVNLCTPKDDLREKSLDSMQKEVDAAAKLGIDYVNVHLGAHTGAGVDGGLDNAASVLDDLDIPEGVTVLVESDAGSGTKLGGQFEHLATVRERTDQDIEFCLDTAHMFAAGYDLSTPEAVDETLAEFDEVVGVEDLACVHLNDSKHACGTNKDEHAHIGEGHIGEDGMRAFVNHDAIHDVPLVLETPTEDGKSFAWNIERVKELRGE comes from the coding sequence ATGGTACAAGTCGGGGCACACACCTCTATCGCCGGCGGGGTCTACAACGCCGTCGAGGAACAGGTCGAGTACAGCGGCAACTGCGGGCAGATATTCTCCCATTCGCCGCAGGTCTGGCAGGACCCGAACATCGATGATGACGAGGCCGAGCGGTTCCGCGATCTGGCGGCCGACCACGGCGTCGGCCCGTGGGTCATCCACTCGTCGTATCTGGTGAACCTCTGTACGCCCAAAGACGACCTCCGTGAGAAATCCCTCGATTCGATGCAGAAGGAGGTCGACGCCGCCGCGAAGCTGGGCATCGACTACGTCAACGTCCATCTCGGAGCCCACACTGGCGCGGGCGTCGATGGCGGTTTGGACAACGCTGCCAGTGTTCTGGACGATCTCGACATCCCCGAGGGCGTCACTGTGTTGGTCGAGTCCGACGCCGGTAGCGGGACGAAACTCGGCGGCCAGTTCGAGCATCTGGCGACGGTTCGCGAACGAACCGATCAGGACATCGAGTTCTGTCTCGACACGGCCCATATGTTCGCCGCGGGCTACGACCTCTCGACGCCCGAGGCCGTCGACGAGACGCTCGCGGAGTTCGACGAGGTCGTCGGCGTTGAGGACCTCGCCTGCGTCCATCTCAACGACTCGAAACACGCCTGTGGGACGAACAAGGACGAACACGCCCACATCGGCGAGGGCCACATCGGCGAGGACGGGATGCGCGCGTTCGTCAACCACGACGCCATCCACGATGTGCCGCTGGTGCTTGAGACGCCGACCGAGGACGGCAAGAGTTTCGCTTGGAACATCGAGCGCGTGAAGGAACTCCGCGGCGAATAG
- a CDS encoding NAD(P)/FAD-dependent oxidoreductase has protein sequence MGTESADVVVIGGGVAGMSTAARLQADGYSTVVLEQHHSVGGCAGYYERAGFRFDVGATTLVDFVPAGVGGQLLSAVDFEPPEIAIQDAYDVWLPDQTVTLYRDHTDWDEERRAKLGDDQRQLAFYDFIDDLSVRLWKLTRKDIKMPIQSVGDLIRNARAVGLRDLPLARYLRWTMADAMRAHDVYDDRPLRAVVSMLVEDTVHASLDEAPLLNAVLGMTIHRTGLGRAVGGMYGFWESFVEQYTDIGGRVETGRTVTAVTGSHGDFCVDSAAGPVHAEQVVSTVPAPVTKDLAPTVVGDRLDEYCSMLEAHEGSALVLFLGVPTAEVDGRERTHHQILQDYDEPLGNGNNMFVSVSAPGDDVSAPAGHRAVMLSTHCAVEPWQNLEKAAYEDRKATAREQLLAGGRTVYPDLGTDPVVSEVATPVTYEQFTNRPRGAVGGYKQTPANANQGAIPQGIGVEGFYLAGDTTWPGLGTVACVKGSKIAADHVRG, from the coding sequence ATGGGAACTGAGTCCGCAGACGTGGTCGTCATCGGCGGTGGCGTGGCGGGTATGAGCACGGCCGCACGCCTGCAGGCGGACGGCTACTCGACGGTCGTCCTCGAACAGCACCACAGCGTCGGCGGCTGTGCGGGCTACTACGAGCGAGCGGGGTTCCGATTCGACGTCGGCGCGACGACCCTCGTCGATTTCGTTCCAGCGGGCGTCGGCGGTCAGTTGCTGTCTGCCGTCGACTTCGAGCCGCCAGAAATAGCGATACAGGACGCCTATGACGTCTGGCTCCCGGACCAGACGGTGACGCTGTATCGCGACCACACCGACTGGGACGAGGAGCGGCGGGCGAAACTCGGTGACGACCAGAGACAGCTGGCGTTCTATGACTTCATCGACGACCTCTCGGTGCGGCTCTGGAAACTCACCAGAAAAGACATCAAGATGCCGATACAGAGTGTCGGCGACCTCATTCGGAACGCCAGAGCGGTCGGTCTCCGGGACCTCCCGCTGGCAAGATATCTCCGCTGGACGATGGCTGACGCGATGCGTGCCCACGATGTGTACGACGACCGACCGCTCCGTGCGGTCGTCTCGATGCTCGTCGAGGATACGGTCCATGCCTCGCTGGACGAAGCACCGCTGTTGAATGCCGTCCTCGGCATGACAATCCACCGGACGGGGCTGGGCCGAGCAGTCGGCGGGATGTACGGCTTCTGGGAGTCGTTCGTCGAACAGTACACCGATATCGGCGGACGGGTCGAGACAGGACGTACCGTCACTGCAGTGACCGGCAGTCACGGCGATTTCTGTGTGGACTCCGCGGCGGGGCCAGTCCACGCCGAACAGGTCGTCAGCACTGTCCCGGCCCCCGTCACCAAAGACCTCGCGCCGACGGTCGTCGGCGACAGGCTCGACGAATACTGCTCGATGCTGGAGGCCCACGAGGGGAGCGCGCTCGTACTCTTTCTCGGCGTCCCGACAGCCGAGGTCGACGGCCGCGAGCGGACCCACCACCAGATTCTACAGGACTACGACGAACCACTCGGCAACGGGAACAACATGTTTGTCTCCGTCTCCGCGCCGGGTGACGACGTGAGCGCACCGGCAGGGCACCGCGCGGTCATGCTGTCAACTCACTGCGCAGTCGAGCCGTGGCAGAATCTTGAGAAGGCGGCCTACGAGGACAGGAAGGCGACCGCCCGCGAGCAACTGCTTGCGGGCGGCCGGACCGTCTATCCCGACCTCGGGACCGACCCGGTCGTCTCCGAGGTGGCGACGCCGGTCACCTACGAACAGTTCACGAACAGACCCCGCGGGGCGGTCGGCGGATACAAGCAGACGCCGGCAAACGCGAATCAGGGGGCCATCCCACAGGGCATAGGCGTTGAGGGGTTCTACCTCGCCGGCGACACCACGTGGCCCGGGCTGGGGACCGTCGCCTGTGTCAAAGGCAGCAAAATAGCGGCGGACCACGTCCGGGGTTGA
- a CDS encoding helix-turn-helix domain-containing protein: MKYVTLSLWMAPEIRHPMQQFVVEHDGYEASYLLRGNDIGTDLQTLLFHVDGFPPEPYRAALEQADTVQEYAISTCPDETFYLYVQDSPSSTGHDLVDALTRAGLVIVSPIAYRSDGTVDLTLVGPGGTVQQAVETVPDGVSVDVREVGEYDSRRLDTGAALTDRQFEAVAAAVDCGYYADPREGGVDDVADELGCAPGTAAEHLRKAEAHVMADILEQQPPSVE; this comes from the coding sequence ATGAAATACGTCACACTCTCGCTGTGGATGGCTCCCGAGATACGCCATCCGATGCAGCAGTTCGTCGTCGAACACGACGGCTACGAGGCGAGCTATCTCCTCCGGGGCAACGACATAGGCACCGACCTCCAGACGCTACTGTTTCACGTCGACGGCTTCCCGCCAGAACCCTACCGGGCGGCGCTGGAACAGGCCGACACCGTTCAGGAGTACGCGATCTCGACGTGCCCCGACGAGACGTTCTACCTCTACGTGCAGGATTCGCCCTCGTCGACCGGCCACGACCTCGTCGACGCGCTCACACGGGCCGGTCTGGTTATCGTCTCGCCGATTGCCTACCGCAGTGATGGGACGGTCGACCTCACGCTGGTCGGTCCGGGCGGGACGGTCCAGCAAGCAGTCGAGACGGTGCCCGACGGCGTCTCCGTCGACGTGCGAGAGGTCGGGGAGTACGACAGCCGACGCCTTGATACCGGGGCCGCACTCACCGACCGGCAGTTCGAGGCTGTCGCCGCCGCCGTGGATTGCGGGTACTACGCTGACCCCCGCGAGGGCGGTGTCGACGATGTCGCCGACGAACTCGGCTGTGCACCCGGAACTGCTGCCGAACATCTCCGGAAGGCCGAAGCCCATGTGATGGCTGACATACTCGAACAGCAGCCTCCCTCAGTGGAGTGA
- a CDS encoding class I SAM-dependent methyltransferase translates to MWGDSRAALSDLRLDECERVLDVGCGTGELTRVLREETDGTVVGLDADTDLLSAAGDPTVCGDATRLPFDDDSFDLVVCQALLINLPDPEVAVREFARVATDRVAAIEPNNAAVTVESTVDDEPVLARRARGRFLDGVRTDVTLGSDAADVFRDAGLAVVSTTQYNQEQRIEPPYDDAAMQAARRKATGTGLAHDRETILNGETTPAEYDALRERWRSMGRDVIEQMQDESYERRETVPFFVTVGAVP, encoded by the coding sequence ATGTGGGGCGACTCCCGCGCAGCGCTCTCGGACCTACGGCTGGACGAGTGCGAGCGTGTCCTCGACGTGGGCTGTGGGACCGGCGAGCTGACCCGCGTCCTCCGCGAGGAGACCGACGGAACGGTCGTCGGCCTCGACGCGGATACGGACCTGCTTTCCGCCGCCGGTGACCCGACCGTCTGCGGGGACGCGACACGACTCCCTTTCGACGACGACAGCTTCGACCTCGTGGTGTGTCAGGCACTGCTCATTAACCTTCCCGACCCCGAGGTCGCGGTCCGGGAGTTCGCTCGTGTCGCTACCGACCGGGTGGCCGCTATCGAGCCGAACAACGCCGCCGTCACCGTCGAATCGACCGTCGACGACGAACCGGTACTGGCCCGCCGCGCCCGCGGGCGCTTTCTCGATGGCGTCCGGACGGACGTCACCCTCGGTAGCGACGCCGCCGACGTGTTCCGCGATGCGGGGCTGGCCGTCGTCTCGACGACCCAATACAATCAGGAGCAGCGCATCGAGCCGCCCTACGACGACGCGGCGATGCAAGCGGCCCGGCGGAAAGCCACCGGAACCGGACTGGCCCACGACCGCGAGACGATTCTCAACGGCGAGACCACGCCGGCCGAGTACGACGCGCTCCGGGAGCGCTGGCGGTCGATGGGGCGAGACGTAATCGAGCAGATGCAAGACGAGTCATACGAACGCCGCGAGACGGTCCCGTTCTTCGTCACTGTCGGCGCGGTTCCGTGA
- a CDS encoding helix-turn-helix domain-containing protein, producing MTGTQPAVDETREFEFVLQFDAGADSLMDVFRQHENLSVWSSAIFVGDNHMWRLDHAKGTPEALRAFDEVFLDEDRCNECFDVVSCETARTYHVLDRGETSRTVYTLRREISGCQSLPSFLHRHVSEGTIFESRRTGDEYRWRVLYPGSNPIGEVYDKIESSLRDGVTLSVSHITSAGNWKATERVATDFSPQQWRVLKAAVTHGYYERPRAVSVKDLASILDEPRSTVQYQLRTAEDRIVSQFIEETL from the coding sequence ATGACTGGGACACAGCCCGCAGTAGATGAAACACGCGAGTTCGAGTTCGTCCTGCAGTTCGACGCAGGTGCCGATAGCCTGATGGACGTGTTCAGGCAACACGAAAACCTCTCTGTATGGTCATCGGCCATCTTCGTCGGTGACAACCACATGTGGCGACTCGACCACGCGAAAGGGACGCCTGAGGCTCTGCGTGCGTTCGACGAGGTCTTTCTGGACGAAGACCGCTGTAACGAGTGTTTCGACGTCGTGAGCTGTGAGACGGCGCGGACGTACCACGTGCTGGACCGCGGGGAAACATCTCGGACAGTGTACACGCTACGTCGGGAAATCAGCGGCTGTCAGTCGCTACCGAGTTTCCTGCATCGGCACGTTAGCGAGGGGACGATCTTCGAATCCCGGCGAACTGGCGACGAGTACCGCTGGCGCGTTCTCTATCCGGGGTCAAATCCCATCGGCGAGGTGTACGACAAAATCGAGTCGAGCCTCCGCGATGGCGTCACGCTTTCCGTCTCCCACATCACCAGTGCCGGAAACTGGAAGGCCACCGAACGGGTTGCGACAGACTTCTCGCCCCAGCAGTGGCGGGTGCTCAAGGCCGCCGTAACCCATGGCTACTACGAGCGGCCGCGAGCGGTCTCGGTCAAGGACCTCGCATCGATACTGGACGAGCCTCGGTCGACCGTGCAGTATCAACTCCGGACTGCTGAGGACCGCATCGTCTCTCAGTTTATCGAGGAAACCCTCTGA
- a CDS encoding biotin/lipoate A/B protein ligase family protein, translating into MSLADLEWRVIGAETRPGPMTMALEAAAAETVAAGGPATVRVYTWPDTLSLGYGQDPDTIDWAFCERENVGVTRRPTGGGAIYHDSVADISYGIIAPADAVPGDLMDCYEQFCEPVLDAFERMGVDASFADDKRAAVHQPACYLRQLHPAHDIVGPDGRKLSGNAQYRQKDAVIQHGSLSVSLRPDRHCGCFTADPNSERFAERVGAIDEYVDIERGEVVETLRSTLAEWVDATEGSWTDDELERAREHAEEKYNTDEWIRRSP; encoded by the coding sequence ATGTCACTGGCCGATCTGGAGTGGCGCGTCATCGGTGCGGAAACACGACCCGGACCGATGACCATGGCGCTGGAAGCGGCCGCTGCCGAGACCGTCGCCGCGGGCGGTCCGGCAACGGTACGGGTGTACACTTGGCCCGATACGCTATCGCTGGGCTACGGACAGGACCCCGACACTATCGACTGGGCGTTCTGCGAGCGCGAGAACGTCGGGGTAACGCGACGGCCAACCGGCGGGGGCGCTATCTATCACGACAGCGTGGCTGACATCTCCTATGGCATCATCGCGCCGGCCGATGCCGTCCCGGGTGACCTCATGGACTGCTACGAGCAGTTCTGCGAGCCCGTCTTGGACGCGTTCGAGCGCATGGGCGTCGACGCGTCGTTTGCCGACGACAAGCGGGCAGCAGTCCACCAGCCGGCCTGTTACCTGCGGCAACTCCACCCGGCCCACGACATCGTCGGCCCGGACGGCCGCAAACTGAGCGGGAACGCCCAGTACCGCCAGAAGGACGCCGTCATCCAGCACGGCTCCCTGTCCGTTTCGCTGCGGCCCGACCGTCACTGCGGCTGTTTCACTGCCGACCCCAACTCGGAGCGGTTCGCCGAACGCGTCGGAGCGATAGACGAGTACGTCGATATCGAGCGTGGGGAGGTCGTCGAGACGCTCCGGTCGACGCTGGCCGAGTGGGTCGATGCGACGGAGGGGTCGTGGACGGACGATGAACTCGAACGCGCACGCGAGCACGCAGAGGAAAAATACAATACGGACGAGTGGATACGGCGGTCGCCCTGA
- a CDS encoding thioesterase family protein, whose protein sequence is MSFEYTTEVEVRYTDIDTYGHVNNATYATYFEEARIDYLHDVVDCGEALLSGSESGTGMVIANLEVDYIQPVQISDSVAVAVRVPRLGKKSFPFEYEIRTEDGVAATGETTVVTYDRDTESSRPIPEDWREAITQFEGL, encoded by the coding sequence ATGAGCTTCGAGTACACGACGGAAGTCGAGGTCCGGTACACGGACATCGACACGTACGGCCACGTCAACAACGCGACGTATGCGACCTACTTCGAGGAGGCTCGCATCGACTATCTGCACGACGTGGTCGACTGTGGCGAAGCGCTGCTCTCGGGCAGCGAGTCGGGTACTGGCATGGTCATCGCGAACCTCGAAGTCGATTACATCCAGCCCGTCCAAATCAGTGACTCAGTCGCCGTCGCCGTCCGGGTTCCACGTCTCGGCAAGAAGAGCTTCCCCTTCGAGTACGAGATCCGGACCGAAGATGGTGTGGCTGCGACCGGAGAAACAACCGTCGTCACATACGACCGCGACACAGAATCCTCGCGCCCGATTCCCGAAGACTGGCGGGAGGCGATCACCCAGTTCGAGGGGCTGTAG
- a CDS encoding DUF2332 domain-containing protein, whose protein sequence is MSSVQTQFRDLTEWVAGTSPLYAHLCREAAEDPAVLDLASAVPEGRQAPHLLLAAVHYLLDRNPDHRLAKYYPSIVADPRDPDDECFPAFHEFCLDHADDIQPLLEKRRTQTNAVRRSAVLYPAITQVARAADGPLALVELGPSAGLNLLFDRYRYDYDGRVVGNPDSPVTIESSVRGGDPPLPETPPAIRSRVGIDRNPLDVTDAADRDWLRALIWPEHEGRRAVLDGALAVAQDDPPELIEGDMLDDLPAVLDGIPTDVPVCVVNTLVLYQVPEQLSEALSAFLEDRMAERPLHWLTGRRDLSGGESVALDWKRRTGGGIKTTHLADYEPHGAWLSWRPDG, encoded by the coding sequence ATGTCCTCCGTCCAGACGCAGTTCCGGGACCTGACTGAGTGGGTAGCGGGCACCTCGCCGCTGTACGCCCACCTCTGCCGAGAAGCCGCCGAGGACCCCGCCGTTCTCGACCTCGCCTCAGCGGTCCCCGAGGGCCGTCAGGCTCCGCACCTCCTGCTCGCCGCGGTCCACTACCTGCTCGACCGGAATCCGGACCACCGGCTGGCCAAGTACTACCCGAGCATCGTCGCGGACCCGCGAGACCCGGACGACGAGTGCTTCCCGGCGTTCCACGAGTTCTGTCTCGACCACGCCGACGACATCCAGCCGCTTCTGGAGAAGCGGCGCACGCAGACGAACGCGGTGCGCCGGAGCGCGGTCCTCTATCCGGCCATCACACAGGTGGCCCGCGCCGCCGACGGCCCGCTCGCGCTGGTGGAACTCGGCCCGAGCGCCGGCCTGAATCTCCTGTTCGACCGCTACCGCTACGACTACGACGGCCGTGTGGTCGGCAACCCCGACTCACCGGTCACCATCGAGAGCAGCGTCCGGGGCGGCGACCCGCCGTTGCCCGAGACGCCGCCCGCGATTCGCTCCCGGGTCGGCATCGACCGCAATCCGCTCGACGTGACCGACGCGGCCGACAGGGACTGGCTCCGCGCGCTCATCTGGCCGGAACACGAGGGTCGTCGCGCTGTTCTGGACGGCGCACTGGCGGTCGCACAGGACGACCCGCCCGAACTCATCGAGGGTGATATGCTCGATGACCTGCCGGCGGTGCTCGATGGGATCCCGACCGACGTGCCGGTCTGTGTCGTCAATACGCTCGTGCTGTATCAGGTCCCCGAGCAACTGAGCGAGGCCCTGTCGGCGTTCCTCGAAGACCGGATGGCCGAGCGGCCGCTGCACTGGCTCACCGGCCGGCGGGACCTCTCCGGCGGCGAGTCGGTGGCGTTGGACTGGAAGCGCCGGACCGGTGGCGGCATCAAGACGACACACCTCGCCGACTACGAGCCACACGGCGCGTGGCTATCGTGGCGGCCTGACGGCTGA